In a genomic window of Methanogenium sp. S4BF:
- a CDS encoding 4Fe-4S binding protein, with product MAFALHINMERCTGCNACVVACPVDALELFTIDPVTDEKIYQVKNGKAIVLDVDHELCAGCGVCVEACPFNVIRLAGPWGSKSKSLAEGME from the coding sequence ATGGCATTTGCATTGCATATTAACATGGAGCGGTGTACCGGTTGTAACGCATGCGTTGTTGCATGCCCCGTCGATGCGCTGGAGCTATTTACGATAGATCCGGTCACTGATGAAAAGATCTACCAGGTGAAGAATGGCAAGGCCATTGTTCTCGATGTAGATCATGAACTCTGCGCCGGGTGTGGCGTATGTGTTGAGGCATGCCCGTTTAATGTGATACGGCTGGCAGGACCGTGGGGTTCGAAATCCAAATCCCTGGCAGAAGGTATGGAGTGA
- the hdrB gene encoding CoB--CoM heterodisulfide reductase subunit B, whose amino-acid sequence MSGDMHQYAFFLGCIAPNRYPGCEAAAIKTSEKVGIELLPLKGASCCPAPGAFGAIDLNVWYALAARNLVLAEEMKMDIALICNGCYKSIWEVNHILKHNDELRDQVNDVLAEVDMQFKGSIDVWHLAELYYDPKICGVDKLAASVTRPLTGTKIGVHYGCHLMKPAKERHFGDTENAMWIDELVEALGAEAVQYRNKMQCCGAGGGVRGYDIVHSLDITNEKLINLEEVGADALTEVCPFCQLQYDRGQIEIQEKFGKTYNLPVLHFNELLGLAQGMTPQELALDLHGIDCKPFLEKIL is encoded by the coding sequence ATGTCTGGAGATATGCATCAGTACGCATTCTTCCTGGGTTGTATTGCGCCGAACCGGTACCCCGGATGTGAGGCTGCAGCAATAAAGACCAGTGAGAAAGTTGGTATTGAACTTCTTCCACTGAAAGGTGCAAGCTGCTGTCCTGCACCAGGTGCGTTCGGAGCAATTGACCTGAACGTCTGGTATGCACTTGCAGCACGCAACCTCGTGCTTGCAGAAGAGATGAAGATGGACATTGCACTCATCTGTAACGGATGTTACAAGTCCATCTGGGAAGTCAACCACATCCTGAAGCACAACGATGAACTCCGTGACCAGGTAAACGATGTGCTCGCTGAAGTCGACATGCAGTTCAAGGGCTCCATTGATGTCTGGCACCTTGCCGAACTCTACTATGACCCGAAGATCTGTGGTGTTGACAAACTTGCAGCATCCGTTACACGCCCCCTTACCGGGACCAAGATTGGTGTCCACTACGGATGCCACCTGATGAAGCCCGCGAAAGAGCGCCATTTCGGTGACACCGAAAATGCAATGTGGATCGATGAGCTTGTCGAGGCACTCGGTGCAGAGGCAGTCCAGTACCGCAACAAGATGCAGTGCTGTGGTGCCGGCGGCGGTGTCCGTGGATATGATATCGTACACTCACTGGATATCACCAATGAGAAACTGATCAACCTGGAAGAAGTCGGTGCCGATGCACTCACAGAAGTGTGTCCGTTCTGCCAGCTTCAGTATGACAGGGGTCAGATTGAGATTCAGGAGAAATTCGGCAAGACCTATAATCTGCCTGTTCTTCACTTCAATGAACTCCTCGGCCTTGCACAGGGCATGACTCCACAGGAGCTTGCACTTGACCTGCACGGTATTGACTGTAAACCATTCCTGGAGAAGATTCTTTGA
- a CDS encoding 4Fe-4S binding protein, with the protein MDTFFPKFSKKRSGVNVIMEQKLLKNVNNLILNGQTCTGCGICAEACPEEAISLGLVGAVRRGVVDYAEPINIDEKKCSYCGVCVVMCPFNSLTLKIDGEEALPIVEREGFPEYDMATTIDQDKCVRCTICEDVCPRDAISREVPAFEGTVEGALERQTVLAAKTTFTVDDEKCTRCGICSELCPAIDVKRKPFSAEFGAVVGDVVWDEKLCDGCQVCVEACPEEAITVERAVESAKLTGKVEILEENCCTCRWCDINCPTEAITVEKIFEGDIEFNADKCPAGCSTCVEVCPANAIYLPTPKAAKDLRGENEPVIAVNKDFCILCGACVNACPGEDIITLRRTGIRVKGKETDLFLKIKDKLCTPRTSMVKEAAKDEVELKMMETA; encoded by the coding sequence ATGGATACATTCTTCCCGAAATTCTCCAAAAAGAGAAGTGGCGTTAACGTCATTATGGAGCAGAAGCTCCTCAAAAACGTTAACAACCTGATTCTGAACGGACAGACATGTACCGGATGCGGAATCTGTGCAGAAGCCTGCCCAGAGGAAGCAATCAGTCTTGGACTGGTAGGTGCCGTCCGTCGTGGTGTAGTTGACTATGCAGAGCCCATTAACATTGATGAAAAGAAGTGCTCATATTGTGGCGTCTGCGTTGTGATGTGCCCGTTCAATTCCCTGACACTCAAAATTGACGGCGAGGAAGCTCTTCCGATTGTTGAGCGTGAAGGGTTCCCTGAATATGATATGGCCACAACGATTGACCAGGACAAGTGCGTCCGCTGTACCATCTGTGAGGACGTCTGTCCCCGCGATGCAATCAGCCGTGAAGTCCCTGCATTTGAGGGAACTGTTGAAGGGGCACTTGAGAGGCAGACTGTGCTCGCAGCAAAGACCACTTTCACCGTCGATGACGAGAAGTGTACCCGCTGTGGCATCTGTTCAGAACTCTGTCCGGCAATTGATGTGAAGCGCAAACCATTCTCAGCAGAGTTCGGAGCAGTCGTGGGCGATGTTGTCTGGGACGAGAAGCTCTGTGACGGCTGTCAGGTTTGTGTCGAAGCATGCCCTGAAGAGGCAATTACCGTTGAGAGGGCAGTTGAATCAGCAAAGCTCACAGGCAAGGTCGAAATCCTTGAAGAGAACTGCTGCACCTGCCGCTGGTGTGACATCAACTGTCCAACCGAGGCAATCACGGTAGAGAAGATCTTTGAGGGTGACATTGAATTTAATGCAGACAAGTGCCCTGCCGGGTGCTCCACCTGTGTTGAGGTCTGTCCCGCAAATGCAATCTACCTCCCCACCCCGAAGGCTGCAAAAGACCTGAGAGGCGAGAACGAGCCTGTTATTGCTGTCAATAAGGACTTCTGTATTCTCTGTGGCGCCTGCGTAAACGCATGCCCCGGTGAGGATATCATCACACTGAGGCGTACCGGCATCCGTGTGAAGGGCAAGGAGACTGATCTCTTCCTGAAGATAAAGGACAAGCTCTGCACTCCGCGCACCTCAATGGTAAAAGAGGCTGCAAAGGACGAGGTTGAACTCAAGATGATGGAAACCGCGTGA
- the glp gene encoding gephyrin-like molybdotransferase Glp, protein MSIFLELIPVAEAERILQGIAPQMEEEKIPLTEAFGRVLSRPVTAAEDIPGFTRTVVDGYAVRAADTIGAGEALPAMLTITGRVGMGDGDAGTVGPGECRYVPTGAVIPDGADAAVMIEYAEESGNDVLIYRAVAQGENLTLRGDDFRRSDLVFPAGRRLSPRDLGVLGSLGITTVPVRRRPVLGIISTGNELISPDRTPGPGEIRDVNTYLCDGYARERGAIPRIYGIIPDEREPLEAAIRLAVSECDLVCISGGSSKGERDMCAAILADLGTVHVHGIALAPGKPTIIGTIDGIPVLGLPGHPASAYVVLVALGDVLIAAMTEGEVARITVPARCAAPVPSVRGREDYVRVRLEGRDAYPLFGKSGLTNTLIESSGLLRVPDGREGYEKGAEVEVILW, encoded by the coding sequence ATGAGCATTTTTCTTGAACTGATACCGGTCGCCGAAGCAGAGAGGATTCTGCAGGGAATTGCTCCGCAGATGGAGGAAGAAAAGATCCCCCTCACCGAGGCATTCGGGAGAGTCCTCTCCCGGCCCGTCACCGCAGCAGAAGATATTCCCGGTTTCACCCGCACAGTGGTGGACGGGTATGCCGTCCGTGCGGCAGATACCATCGGTGCAGGTGAGGCACTGCCTGCTATGCTTACCATCACCGGCCGTGTCGGAATGGGAGACGGAGATGCGGGCACAGTCGGACCCGGTGAATGCAGGTATGTACCAACAGGTGCGGTCATACCGGATGGTGCCGATGCCGCTGTGATGATTGAATACGCTGAAGAGTCCGGAAACGATGTCCTCATCTACCGTGCGGTCGCACAGGGAGAGAACCTCACCCTCCGGGGGGACGATTTCCGGAGATCGGATCTGGTATTTCCGGCAGGCAGACGCCTGTCACCCCGCGACCTCGGTGTTCTGGGTTCGCTGGGCATCACCACGGTGCCGGTCCGCAGGCGGCCGGTACTCGGGATCATCAGCACCGGGAATGAACTCATCAGCCCTGACCGGACACCCGGACCCGGAGAGATCAGGGATGTAAACACCTATCTTTGCGACGGATACGCACGGGAACGGGGTGCCATCCCACGCATCTATGGCATCATACCCGATGAACGCGAACCTCTCGAGGCGGCCATCAGGCTGGCAGTCAGCGAATGCGACCTGGTATGCATCTCGGGCGGCAGCTCCAAAGGGGAACGCGACATGTGTGCTGCCATTCTAGCAGACCTCGGCACAGTCCATGTTCACGGCATCGCACTTGCGCCGGGCAAGCCGACCATCATCGGCACCATTGATGGCATCCCTGTACTGGGCCTTCCCGGCCACCCGGCGTCTGCCTATGTGGTCCTCGTAGCGCTTGGCGATGTACTCATCGCCGCGATGACGGAAGGCGAAGTCGCACGCATAACCGTGCCGGCCCGCTGTGCCGCCCCGGTACCGTCAGTACGGGGACGGGAGGACTATGTGCGTGTCAGGCTGGAGGGGAGGGACGCATACCCGCTCTTCGGGAAATCCGGCCTCACCAATACGCTTATCGAAAGCAGCGGACTGCTCCGCGTCCCTGACGGCAGGGAAGGATATGAGAAGGGAGCAGAGGTTGAGGTGATCCTGTGGTGA
- the hdrC gene encoding CoB--CoM heterodisulfide reductase subunit C: protein MARVKDYGNAELEEKLRDTYFYTTDSNPQFLEDVKKISRTAANMCYQCGTCTGSCPSAPRSSYRIRLFMRKGVLGLEQEALNDPDLWLCTTCYSCTDRCPRDLAPTDVIMAMRNLAFKYDIVPRNFLKTVQLIYTTGHGVPNNDVNRAARVKLGLPADPPTTHSYPEFMPAIQKIIDHYKMKENADRILAEEGQ, encoded by the coding sequence ATGGCAAGAGTAAAAGATTACGGCAATGCCGAACTGGAAGAGAAACTCAGAGATACGTATTTCTATACTACTGATTCCAACCCTCAGTTTCTCGAAGATGTGAAGAAAATCAGCCGTACGGCTGCCAATATGTGCTATCAGTGCGGAACATGCACAGGTTCATGTCCGTCAGCACCCCGCAGTTCGTATCGGATTCGTCTCTTCATGCGCAAGGGAGTTCTCGGGCTCGAGCAGGAAGCGCTCAATGACCCTGACCTCTGGCTCTGTACCACCTGTTATTCATGTACAGACCGCTGCCCGCGTGACCTTGCACCGACAGATGTGATCATGGCGATGAGAAACCTTGCGTTCAAATATGATATTGTGCCACGCAACTTCCTCAAGACCGTGCAGCTCATCTACACAACCGGACATGGAGTGCCGAACAACGATGTCAACCGTGCAGCCCGTGTAAAGCTTGGTCTGCCTGCAGATCCACCAACGACACACAGCTACCCTGAGTTTATGCCGGCTATTCAGAAGATCATAGACCACTATAAGATGAAAGAAAATGCAGATCGGATTCTCGCTGAGGAGGGTCAATAA
- the fhcD gene encoding formylmethanofuran--tetrahydromethanopterin N-formyltransferase, with the protein MELNGVFIEDEYAEAFPNWACRVIITAINEKWAVNAATEATGFATSAIGCPCEAGIERILTPEETPDGRPGVAIMLFAGGKKKLKEQVVERLAECVLTSPTAAVFDGMPEAEERIDVKLHFFGDKFEHKVEVGGRQCWAIPIMNGEYIGEEEFGIVKGIAGGNFFIMGESVEAALEAAEKAVDAIKTCAGSITSFPVVASGSKVGSNAYKFMVATTNEKYCPSIRDQVPDTKVPEGVTCIYEIVIDGVDEAAIKAATKAGIEAAVTVPGIKRITSGNFGGTLGPYKFPLSEIL; encoded by the coding sequence ATGGAATTAAACGGCGTTTTTATCGAAGATGAGTATGCAGAGGCATTCCCCAACTGGGCGTGCCGTGTCATTATCACAGCAATCAACGAAAAATGGGCAGTGAATGCAGCAACAGAAGCAACCGGCTTTGCAACATCAGCAATCGGATGCCCCTGCGAAGCAGGTATCGAGCGCATTCTCACTCCGGAAGAGACACCGGACGGACGCCCCGGCGTTGCTATCATGCTCTTTGCCGGCGGCAAGAAGAAGCTGAAAGAGCAGGTTGTTGAGCGCCTTGCAGAGTGTGTCCTTACCTCACCCACCGCAGCAGTCTTTGACGGCATGCCTGAGGCAGAGGAACGCATCGATGTCAAACTCCACTTCTTCGGCGACAAATTTGAGCACAAGGTGGAAGTCGGCGGACGCCAGTGCTGGGCAATCCCCATCATGAACGGCGAATACATCGGCGAGGAAGAGTTCGGTATCGTGAAGGGCATTGCAGGCGGCAACTTCTTTATCATGGGAGAGTCCGTTGAAGCCGCACTCGAGGCCGCAGAGAAGGCAGTTGACGCCATCAAGACCTGTGCAGGCTCAATCACCTCATTCCCGGTTGTCGCATCAGGTTCAAAGGTCGGCTCAAATGCCTACAAGTTCATGGTGGCTACCACCAATGAGAAGTACTGTCCAAGCATCCGCGATCAGGTGCCTGACACCAAGGTTCCCGAGGGCGTCACCTGCATCTATGAAATTGTGATCGACGGTGTCGATGAGGCAGCCATCAAAGCAGCCACCAAGGCAGGCATTGAGGCAGCAGTCACCGTGCCCGGCATCAAACGCATCACTTCCGGAAACTTTGGCGGCACCCTTGGCCCATACAAGTTCCCGCTCTCTGAAATTCTCTAA
- a CDS encoding molybdopterin dinucleotide binding domain-containing protein codes for MAAIQINLISGRTIQQGVSMENGKEKLAYRDACGILELDDAEFKRLGCFKNTNVRVSSEFGTVVVKAIGATQGPHPGLGWIPMGPWANAIVDPNTYSTGMPTFKGTPVTVEVAEDEKVLDAIALITEECL; via the coding sequence GTGGCAGCTATTCAGATAAACCTGATTTCAGGTAGGACGATCCAGCAGGGCGTCTCGATGGAAAACGGCAAGGAGAAACTTGCCTATCGGGATGCCTGCGGGATCCTCGAGCTCGATGACGCTGAATTTAAGCGTCTCGGGTGCTTTAAGAACACGAATGTTCGTGTTTCCAGTGAATTTGGGACTGTTGTGGTCAAGGCAATTGGCGCAACCCAGGGCCCGCACCCCGGGCTTGGGTGGATCCCTATGGGACCGTGGGCCAATGCAATTGTTGACCCCAACACCTACTCTACCGGGATGCCAACATTCAAGGGAACTCCGGTGACCGTTGAGGTCGCTGAGGATGAGAAGGTCCTTGATGCCATTGCTCTGATTACAGAGGAGTGCTTATAA
- a CDS encoding hydrogenase iron-sulfur subunit — translation MTDENWKPKIIAIICNWCSYAGADLAGGARIQYPPDIRAIRVMCTGRVDPLFIMKAFQDGADGMLISGCHFGDCHYLEGNYKCAKRMFLVKNLLKNIGLDDNRLRMTFVSASEGAKWGMVMEDVVKTVTELGPSPIKKYER, via the coding sequence ATGACAGATGAGAACTGGAAACCAAAAATTATTGCAATCATCTGTAACTGGTGTTCGTACGCAGGTGCAGACCTTGCCGGTGGTGCCCGTATTCAGTATCCGCCCGATATCCGTGCCATCCGTGTGATGTGTACCGGCCGTGTTGATCCGCTCTTCATCATGAAGGCGTTCCAGGATGGTGCAGATGGAATGCTGATCTCAGGGTGCCACTTTGGTGACTGCCACTACCTTGAGGGCAACTACAAGTGTGCAAAGCGCATGTTCCTCGTAAAGAACCTCCTGAAAAACATCGGTCTTGATGACAACCGTCTGAGAATGACCTTCGTCTCCGCATCCGAGGGTGCAAAGTGGGGTATGGTCATGGAAGATGTTGTCAAAACGGTCACAGAACTTGGCCCAAGCCCGATCAAGAAGTACGAGAGATAA
- a CDS encoding CoB--CoM heterodisulfide reductase iron-sulfur subunit A family protein: MTETKEESRIGVFICHCGTNIAGSLSIQEVMDYAKTLDGVVVADEYQYMCSTPGQSKIIDAIKEHNLNGIVVAACSPRLHEPTFRTATQEGGLNKFRFEMANIRDQNSWVHMHDWEGATEKAKDQVLIAVAKARMLEDLQPKSVPVEHSALVLGGGVGGMQAALDLASAGIKTYLIEKAPTVGGRMSQLDKTFPTLDCSQCILTPKMVDVGRHPNIELRTYTEVENVEGYIGNFTITLRKKARGVLDPTEALERGIIGGGCNGCGDCAEVCPVIKPNPFEFGMAPRKAIYIYHPQVMPLQYTVDFDACVKCGLCVEACGEEKRAIDLDMVDTFEKVRVGTCILAIGYDFIPIEQKTEWGYKRFDNVITGLEFERLICASGPTGGKLIRPSDGQIPKKVGFVLCAGSRDNTGGVAKAYCSRFCCMYSLKHAHQIMEKIPGAVPYLFYMDIRSFGKMYEEFYYRIQNEGAKFIRGRVANILEDPTTKNLIVHTEDTLLGRPVAMEMDMVVLAAAIQPKPEAERIRQMFGVSKSQDGWLLEAHPKLNPCGTTTAGIYLAGVCQGPKDIPDTVAQAEGAASAASIPIHTGEVQLEPYFAQCMDEICAGCGMCVPQCPYGALALIDKEGRTVMEVTEAKCKGCGTCGGFCPGGAIKMQHFTSPQICAQIDAFLLKGGEY, encoded by the coding sequence ATGACTGAAACTAAAGAAGAATCAAGAATTGGTGTTTTTATCTGTCACTGCGGTACAAACATCGCAGGTTCCCTCTCCATTCAGGAGGTTATGGATTACGCAAAGACACTCGATGGTGTTGTTGTCGCAGATGAATACCAGTATATGTGTTCAACTCCGGGACAATCAAAGATCATCGACGCTATCAAAGAACACAACCTGAACGGCATTGTCGTTGCAGCATGTTCTCCGCGTCTCCACGAGCCAACGTTCCGTACAGCAACACAGGAAGGCGGACTGAACAAGTTCCGGTTTGAGATGGCAAACATCCGTGACCAGAACTCCTGGGTGCACATGCACGACTGGGAAGGCGCAACCGAGAAGGCAAAGGACCAGGTCCTCATTGCGGTCGCAAAGGCCCGGATGCTTGAAGACCTCCAGCCGAAGAGTGTGCCTGTAGAGCACTCCGCACTCGTCCTTGGTGGCGGTGTCGGTGGTATGCAGGCTGCACTCGATCTTGCAAGCGCAGGCATCAAGACCTATCTCATTGAGAAGGCTCCGACTGTCGGTGGACGTATGTCCCAGCTCGACAAGACCTTCCCGACACTTGACTGCTCACAGTGTATTCTGACCCCGAAGATGGTGGATGTCGGCCGACACCCCAACATTGAGCTCAGAACCTACACCGAAGTTGAGAATGTCGAAGGCTACATCGGCAACTTCACCATCACCCTCCGGAAGAAGGCACGTGGCGTCCTCGATCCCACCGAAGCACTGGAACGCGGCATCATCGGCGGCGGCTGTAATGGCTGTGGTGACTGTGCTGAAGTCTGTCCTGTCATCAAACCAAACCCATTCGAGTTTGGCATGGCACCACGGAAGGCAATCTACATCTATCACCCGCAGGTTATGCCCCTGCAGTACACCGTCGACTTCGACGCATGTGTGAAGTGTGGTCTCTGTGTTGAGGCATGTGGTGAAGAGAAGCGTGCAATTGACCTTGACATGGTGGACACCTTTGAGAAGGTCAGAGTCGGTACCTGTATCCTCGCTATCGGATACGACTTCATCCCGATTGAACAGAAGACAGAGTGGGGATACAAGCGGTTTGACAATGTCATCACCGGTCTTGAGTTCGAGCGCCTGATCTGTGCATCCGGACCTACCGGCGGAAAGCTGATTCGTCCGTCTGACGGGCAGATCCCGAAGAAGGTCGGATTCGTTCTCTGTGCAGGCTCCCGTGACAACACCGGCGGTGTTGCAAAGGCTTACTGCTCCCGCTTCTGCTGTATGTACTCCCTGAAGCACGCTCACCAGATCATGGAAAAGATCCCCGGTGCAGTGCCCTACCTCTTCTACATGGATATCCGTTCCTTTGGAAAGATGTACGAGGAGTTCTACTATCGTATCCAGAACGAGGGTGCAAAGTTCATCCGCGGCCGTGTGGCAAACATTCTGGAAGACCCGACCACAAAGAACCTCATTGTCCACACCGAAGACACCCTTCTCGGAAGGCCTGTTGCAATGGAGATGGACATGGTCGTCCTTGCAGCGGCAATCCAGCCGAAGCCTGAAGCTGAGCGCATCCGCCAGATGTTCGGTGTCTCCAAGTCACAGGACGGCTGGCTGCTTGAGGCACACCCGAAACTCAACCCGTGTGGCACCACCACAGCAGGTATCTACCTCGCTGGTGTCTGTCAGGGACCAAAGGATATTCCTGACACCGTCGCACAGGCAGAGGGTGCAGCATCCGCAGCATCGATTCCAATCCACACCGGAGAAGTGCAGCTCGAGCCGTACTTCGCACAGTGTATGGATGAAATCTGTGCAGGCTGTGGAATGTGTGTCCCGCAGTGCCCGTATGGTGCCCTTGCTCTTATTGACAAGGAAGGCCGTACCGTGATGGAAGTTACCGAGGCAAAGTGTAAAGGCTGTGGTACCTGCGGAGGATTCTGTCCTGGCGGTGCAATCAAGATGCAGCACTTCACATCACCACAGATCTGTGCTCAAATAGATGCATTCCTTCTCAAGGGAGGGGAGTACTAA
- a CDS encoding molybdopterin biosynthesis protein codes for MVRRYLELVSLEEALKTTLSSFPYIPIVEETPLSEAAGRVTAAPVFTRQSVPPVHLSAMDGIAVRSEDTIGAAEQRPVTLQHFRRVNTGNVVPSEYDAVIMIEDVEEEDTGQYIIRRAAAPWQHIRPVGEDIGESEMIVPSSHRIRPHEIGALAAYGVTTVPVRTVRVGLIATGSELVPPGTRPEAGQVVESNMQMAAACLRDLGATPTHYGIVPDEPEQIREAVIRGIRENDMLIISAGSSKGTRDYTASIIEDLGRVFIHGVAIKPARPVIIGAIDGKPVIGTPGYPLAAYTIIREFISPMMGAYGLQPPSPETVPAVLSTRLDSAGGTDEFVLLSVGRVGGRWVAVPQSRGAGVQMSAVRANAYMKIPARKEGVMNGEEVQATLMVPQSAAAESLLITGSHDPCIDYLADMLREHAVTLHPTHAGSMGGVLSLKQDTCHVAPMHLLAEDGTYNIRYLEKYMPETPLTLICGAEREQGIIAPEPVTFDELIGKRIINRQKGSGTRILFDHLLRQRGVDPTEITGYGREATTHLAVALAVRSGEAEAGIGVYSAAKALGLAFTPIGTERYELVTRTATLEAMPEVRMLFDQVSSDSFKDTLHRLGGYRTEETGIIRRIP; via the coding sequence ATGGTACGACGATATCTCGAACTGGTTTCCCTGGAGGAGGCCCTCAAAACAACACTCTCATCATTCCCGTACATTCCCATCGTGGAAGAGACCCCCCTCTCTGAGGCAGCGGGCCGGGTGACGGCGGCACCGGTATTTACCCGGCAGTCGGTTCCCCCGGTACACCTCTCCGCGATGGACGGGATTGCCGTCCGGAGCGAAGACACCATCGGTGCCGCTGAACAGCGTCCGGTGACCCTGCAGCACTTCCGGCGGGTGAATACCGGCAATGTCGTTCCCTCAGAGTATGACGCCGTCATCATGATCGAGGACGTGGAGGAGGAGGACACAGGACAGTATATCATCCGCAGGGCCGCGGCCCCGTGGCAGCATATACGGCCGGTGGGAGAAGATATCGGCGAATCTGAGATGATTGTCCCCTCATCGCACCGTATCCGCCCTCATGAGATTGGCGCACTGGCAGCCTACGGCGTGACAACAGTCCCGGTCCGGACCGTCCGTGTCGGACTCATTGCCACCGGCAGTGAACTGGTGCCTCCCGGCACCCGCCCGGAAGCAGGCCAGGTTGTCGAGAGCAATATGCAGATGGCGGCAGCATGCCTGCGTGACCTCGGCGCCACGCCCACCCATTACGGCATCGTGCCGGATGAGCCGGAACAGATCCGTGAGGCGGTCATCCGCGGCATCCGGGAGAATGATATGCTGATCATCTCCGCCGGATCCTCCAAAGGCACCCGCGATTACACGGCATCCATTATCGAAGATCTTGGCAGGGTGTTCATCCATGGTGTTGCCATCAAACCGGCCCGCCCCGTGATCATCGGTGCCATTGACGGCAAACCCGTCATCGGCACACCCGGATACCCGCTTGCCGCATACACCATCATCCGTGAATTCATCAGCCCGATGATGGGTGCATACGGCCTGCAGCCGCCGTCGCCTGAGACTGTCCCTGCCGTCCTCTCCACCCGGCTTGATTCGGCAGGGGGCACGGACGAATTTGTTCTGCTCTCCGTGGGCAGAGTCGGCGGCCGGTGGGTGGCTGTTCCCCAGTCACGGGGGGCCGGCGTACAGATGAGTGCAGTCCGTGCGAATGCCTACATGAAAATTCCCGCACGGAAAGAAGGAGTGATGAACGGCGAGGAGGTGCAGGCGACCCTGATGGTTCCGCAGTCTGCTGCTGCTGAATCCCTCCTCATCACCGGCAGCCATGACCCGTGCATTGACTACCTTGCTGATATGCTCCGGGAACATGCGGTAACCCTCCATCCCACCCATGCCGGCAGTATGGGAGGCGTTCTTTCGCTGAAACAGGACACCTGCCATGTGGCGCCGATGCACCTTCTTGCAGAGGACGGCACCTACAATATCCGGTACCTTGAAAAGTATATGCCGGAAACACCGCTCACCCTCATCTGCGGGGCAGAACGGGAGCAGGGCATCATCGCACCCGAACCGGTCACATTCGATGAACTCATCGGCAAACGGATCATCAACCGCCAGAAGGGTTCGGGGACCCGCATTCTCTTTGACCATCTCCTCAGACAGAGAGGGGTGGACCCGACAGAGATCACAGGATACGGACGGGAGGCAACCACCCATCTTGCCGTAGCCCTTGCCGTCCGGTCAGGGGAGGCGGAAGCAGGCATCGGCGTATACAGTGCGGCAAAGGCCCTTGGCCTTGCGTTCACTCCCATCGGGACAGAACGCTATGAACTGGTGACACGGACAGCGACTCTGGAGGCCATGCCCGAAGTGCGTATGCTCTTCGATCAGGTGTCCTCAGATAGTTTCAAAGATACACTGCACCGCCTGGGCGGTTACCGAACAGAAGAAACAGGGATAATCAGAAGAATTCCCTGA